From the Marinitoga sp. 1197 genome, one window contains:
- a CDS encoding radical SAM protein — MKAVIIDGYVDEPAILGVPPYVSPYIRYAAGALYYHGIDVDYYTIDQVRKGTMWQSFNNYEYLIIIAGVTVPGHYLGGTPISLSEINRLFSLNKEPLRVLGGPIVKGYTLTGGRRAVKIASDNIDYIVEGDIEKFLFKYPISDDFNLKDKSDYDLISKIAPLGAEILKKHPRYPDIIVEMDVSRGCERTNGFCSFCTEPLINGKYRERPLKDLLDEAISISKIGVKNFRFGRAADFLAYGSLLNNGEPNIYLFDELYSEMSKIADIIHTDNANPAYIIKHKNKIKKILEIIVKYNTAGDILSFGIESFDKEVILKNKIDIMPDEAIEAIRIVNEIGKARDENGIPKLLPGINLLFGLIGETKNTFEINRKYMEKIMQEDLLVRRINIRQVMAFPGTLLYNIKPKQHKKDFIKFKEYMEKYNNEMLKKVFPVGSILKNLIIEDIQGKVSFGRQLGTYPIKTGVIGKYDIFQKLNGVVIDHGSRSITALKLPFDINTATIEELSAINGIGKKTAENIILMRPIKNLNDLKNMSNNIKHILNKLNSINRGGFYE; from the coding sequence ATGAAAGCTGTTATTATTGATGGTTATGTTGATGAACCTGCAATTTTAGGTGTTCCACCCTATGTTTCCCCATATATAAGATATGCTGCTGGTGCATTGTATTATCATGGTATTGACGTTGATTATTATACCATAGATCAAGTTAGAAAAGGCACAATGTGGCAATCATTTAATAATTACGAATATTTAATAATCATTGCTGGTGTTACGGTACCTGGACATTATCTTGGCGGAACCCCAATTTCTTTAAGTGAAATAAATAGATTATTCTCTTTAAACAAAGAGCCATTAAGAGTATTAGGCGGACCAATTGTAAAAGGCTACACATTAACAGGCGGAAGAAGAGCAGTAAAAATAGCATCAGATAATATAGATTATATAGTAGAAGGAGACATTGAAAAATTCCTGTTTAAATATCCCATTTCTGATGACTTCAATTTAAAGGACAAATCTGACTATGATTTAATTTCAAAAATAGCACCTCTTGGTGCTGAAATATTAAAAAAACATCCAAGGTATCCAGATATTATAGTTGAAATGGATGTGTCCCGAGGATGCGAAAGAACCAATGGTTTTTGTTCTTTCTGTACAGAACCGTTAATAAATGGAAAATATAGAGAACGACCTTTAAAAGATCTATTGGATGAGGCAATATCTATTTCAAAGATAGGAGTTAAGAATTTTAGATTTGGAAGAGCTGCGGACTTTCTTGCTTATGGTTCGTTATTAAATAATGGAGAACCAAATATATATCTATTTGACGAATTATATAGTGAAATGTCAAAAATTGCGGATATTATTCATACTGATAATGCAAACCCTGCATATATTATAAAACATAAAAACAAGATTAAAAAAATACTGGAAATTATAGTTAAATATAACACTGCAGGAGATATTCTCTCTTTTGGTATAGAATCGTTTGATAAAGAGGTTATATTAAAAAATAAAATTGATATTATGCCTGATGAAGCTATAGAGGCTATAAGAATTGTAAATGAAATTGGAAAAGCACGAGATGAAAATGGAATCCCGAAATTATTGCCTGGTATAAACCTATTATTTGGATTGATAGGTGAAACGAAAAATACCTTTGAGATAAATAGGAAATATATGGAAAAAATTATGCAAGAAGATTTGTTAGTTAGAAGAATTAATATTCGCCAGGTAATGGCATTTCCAGGAACATTATTATATAATATTAAACCAAAACAACATAAAAAAGATTTTATAAAATTTAAAGAATATATGGAAAAGTATAATAATGAGATGCTTAAAAAAGTTTTTCCGGTTGGCAGTATATTAAAAAATTTAATAATAGAAGATATACAGGGAAAAGTTTCATTTGGAAGGCAACTGGGAACATATCCTATAAAAACAGGAGTAATAGGGAAATATGATATTTTCCAAAAATTGAATGGTGTTGTAATAGATCACGGTTCAAGATCAATTACGGCCTTAAAATTACCTTTTGATATTAATACAGCTACTATTGAAGAATTATCAGCAATTAATGGTATAGGAAAAAAAACAGCAGAAAATATTATTTTGATGAGACCAATAAAGAATTTAAATGATTTAAAAAATATGAGCAATAATATAAAACATATTTTAAACAAACTCAATTCCATTAACAGGGGGGGATTTTATGAGTAA
- a CDS encoding pyruvate carboxylase subunit B: MTKFVDTTLRDGQQSIIATRMRTDEFEPVLNKFDEIGFHSMEVWGGATYDSCIRYLDEDPWNRLKIIREKLKNTRIQMLLRGQNIVGYRNYADDVVELFINKVADYGMDIIRVFDALNDIRNLEKSIEIAKKRKIHVQGAISYTISPVHNLEFYLSFAKELIDKGVDSIVIKDMAGLLTPKMSYQLISELKKKFNVPIELHSHNTAGMASIAYQAAIDAGVDFIDTALSPFANASSQPAVEPFNFALGEPLNSDLLYDLAHHFWNVRDNHVENDMRMVSIDSRILKAQIPGGMFSNLVSQLKSQKMIHLLDDVLKEVPRVRKDLGYPPLVTPTSQIVGVQAVLNVMYKERYKSITKEVKNYLKGMYGKPPAPVNEDLLKKALGNETPITCRPADLLEPEINKAREEICALAENDEDLLTYILFGEVGKNYLKKKYEKEIQVDFELVEENEEFSEDESVYPV; encoded by the coding sequence ATGACAAAATTTGTAGATACCACTTTAAGGGACGGGCAACAATCTATTATTGCCACAAGAATGAGAACGGATGAATTTGAGCCAGTTTTAAATAAATTCGACGAAATCGGATTTCATTCAATGGAGGTATGGGGTGGAGCTACTTATGATTCCTGTATCAGATATTTAGACGAAGATCCATGGAATAGATTGAAAATCATTAGAGAAAAGTTAAAAAATACACGAATACAAATGCTTTTAAGGGGTCAGAATATTGTTGGGTATAGAAATTATGCCGATGATGTGGTGGAATTATTTATAAATAAAGTTGCAGATTACGGAATGGATATAATAAGGGTATTCGATGCATTAAATGATATAAGGAATTTGGAAAAAAGTATTGAAATTGCAAAAAAAAGAAAAATACATGTTCAGGGAGCTATTTCCTATACAATAAGTCCTGTTCATAATCTGGAATTTTATTTGAGTTTTGCTAAAGAATTGATAGACAAAGGCGTAGATTCAATTGTTATCAAAGACATGGCAGGTCTCTTAACTCCAAAAATGTCCTATCAATTGATTTCAGAATTAAAAAAGAAGTTTAATGTACCTATTGAATTGCATTCTCATAACACAGCCGGAATGGCATCGATTGCATATCAAGCAGCTATTGACGCTGGTGTTGATTTCATTGATACCGCTTTAAGTCCGTTTGCAAATGCGAGTTCTCAACCAGCGGTGGAGCCTTTTAATTTTGCTCTTGGAGAACCTTTGAATTCAGATTTATTATATGATTTAGCTCATCATTTCTGGAATGTTAGAGATAATCATGTTGAAAACGATATGAGAATGGTTTCCATAGATTCGAGAATATTAAAAGCACAAATCCCTGGAGGAATGTTCTCAAATCTCGTTTCGCAATTAAAATCACAAAAAATGATACATTTATTAGACGATGTTTTGAAGGAAGTGCCAAGAGTTAGAAAGGATCTTGGTTATCCACCTCTTGTAACCCCAACAAGTCAGATAGTTGGCGTTCAGGCTGTTTTAAACGTTATGTATAAAGAACGATATAAGTCCATAACAAAAGAAGTAAAAAATTATTTAAAAGGAATGTATGGAAAACCACCTGCCCCAGTTAATGAAGATTTATTAAAAAAAGCTTTAGGTAACGAAACACCTATTACCTGCCGACCTGCAGATTTATTGGAACCTGAAATTAATAAAGCTCGCGAAGAAATATGCGCATTGGCCGAGAATGATGAGGATTTATTAACCTATATTTTATTTGGCGAAGTTGGAAAAAACTATCTAAAGAAAAAATACGAGAAAGAAATTCAGGTTGATTTTGAACTCGTTGAAGAAAATGAAGAATTTTCAGAAGATGAAAGTGTATATCCTGTATAA
- the lepA gene encoding translation elongation factor 4, protein MYNPELIRNISIIAHIDHGKTTLVDRILELTKSVEKRKMHDQYLDMMDIEQERGITIKSQPVKIMYDAKDGNTYEINIIDTPGHVDFTYEVSRSLAACEGAVLLVDASQGVEAQTVANTYLAIENDLEIIPAINKIDLPNANIEETLAEIEDLIGISGEEAMKISGKTGEGVENLLEEIIKRIPAPTIKGTHNDKLKALIFDAKYDKYRGVIIYTRIFSGTVKPGDKIMTMSNKEKYEVVEVGIFHPEMQKTDSLSAGEVGYIIAGIKDVELARVGDTVTSASDPVDEPLPGYKEVKPMVYAGIYPGVPDYYEELRKALEKLKLNDAALTFVPEHSPALGFGFRCGFLGLLHMDVVRERIEREFELAIILTAPNVVYKVKTKNGEEMEIHDPTQFPDQDLLEEVYEPYVKLDIITPTEYMGGLMGVVQNEKRGEFISVSNAGKDRVVMHFEVPLGEIIFDFFDRMKAISRGYASMDYELIGYRKSDLIKVTILVNREPVEALSFIVHKSKMYEVSKKMVEKLKDLIPKHQFEIPIQAKGDGRIIARSTIKAYRKDVLAKCYGGDITRKMKLLEKQKEGKKRMRQIGRVTIPQNAFLAILKINEEDK, encoded by the coding sequence GTGTATAATCCGGAGCTGATTAGAAATATAAGCATAATTGCTCATATAGATCACGGAAAAACCACTCTTGTTGATAGAATACTGGAACTTACAAAAAGCGTTGAAAAAAGAAAGATGCATGACCAATATCTTGATATGATGGATATTGAACAGGAACGAGGTATAACCATAAAATCCCAACCTGTTAAAATTATGTATGATGCTAAAGATGGCAATACTTATGAGATAAATATAATAGACACTCCTGGTCATGTTGACTTTACATATGAAGTTTCAAGAAGTCTTGCGGCTTGTGAAGGAGCTGTATTGCTTGTTGATGCGTCACAAGGCGTAGAGGCTCAAACTGTTGCTAACACGTATCTTGCAATAGAGAATGATTTAGAAATAATTCCTGCAATAAATAAAATAGATTTACCAAATGCCAATATTGAGGAAACATTAGCAGAAATTGAGGATTTAATAGGAATTTCTGGTGAAGAAGCAATGAAAATTTCAGGAAAAACAGGAGAAGGTGTTGAAAACCTATTAGAAGAAATTATAAAAAGGATTCCTGCACCAACAATCAAAGGAACACATAATGATAAATTAAAGGCTTTGATATTTGATGCAAAATATGACAAATATAGAGGGGTTATTATTTATACAAGAATATTCAGCGGAACCGTAAAACCAGGAGATAAAATAATGACAATGTCAAATAAAGAAAAATATGAAGTTGTTGAAGTTGGTATATTTCACCCTGAAATGCAAAAAACAGATTCTCTGTCTGCTGGTGAGGTTGGGTATATAATAGCTGGTATTAAAGATGTTGAATTAGCTCGTGTTGGAGATACTGTTACAAGTGCCAGTGACCCTGTAGATGAACCTCTTCCGGGGTATAAAGAAGTAAAGCCCATGGTATATGCAGGAATTTATCCTGGAGTACCGGATTACTATGAGGAATTACGAAAAGCTCTTGAAAAACTAAAGTTAAATGATGCAGCTTTAACTTTTGTGCCAGAACATTCACCAGCACTGGGTTTTGGATTCAGATGTGGTTTTTTAGGACTTTTACACATGGATGTTGTAAGAGAAAGAATAGAAAGGGAATTTGAGCTGGCTATAATATTAACAGCTCCTAATGTTGTGTATAAAGTTAAAACTAAAAATGGTGAAGAAATGGAAATCCATGACCCAACACAATTTCCGGATCAGGATTTGTTAGAAGAAGTTTATGAACCTTATGTGAAATTAGATATAATAACTCCAACAGAATATATGGGAGGATTAATGGGAGTAGTTCAGAATGAAAAAAGAGGGGAATTTATCTCTGTATCTAATGCTGGTAAAGATAGAGTTGTTATGCACTTCGAAGTTCCGCTTGGTGAGATAATATTTGACTTTTTTGATAGAATGAAAGCTATTAGTCGTGGTTATGCATCTATGGATTACGAATTAATTGGATATAGAAAATCTGATTTAATAAAAGTAACGATTTTAGTAAATAGAGAACCAGTTGAAGCATTATCTTTTATTGTGCATAAAAGTAAAATGTATGAGGTTTCTAAAAAAATGGTGGAAAAATTAAAAGATTTAATACCAAAACATCAATTTGAAATACCAATTCAAGCAAAAGGCGATGGAAGGATAATCGCAAGATCAACCATAAAGGCTTACAGAAAAGATGTACTTGCTAAATGTTATGGTGGCGATATTACAAGAAAAATGAAATTGCTCGAAAAACAAAAAGAAGGAAAAAAGAGAATGAGACAAATTGGACGAGTAACAATACCTCAAAATGCTTTTCTGGCAATATTAAAAATCAATGAAGAAGACAAATAA
- the cobU gene encoding bifunctional adenosylcobinamide kinase/adenosylcobinamide-phosphate guanylyltransferase produces MAKIIMVTGGARSGKSTFAQKIAKKFGNNILYIATAIPFDDGMRNRIKKHKNARPKDWKTLEQFKNFDNLLNNEEFLISDTIIFECMTLMVSNLLLKYNIDFDKIDYNKIDEIEKEIFVEVEKLIKIIKIKEKNMIIVTNEVGMGIVPSYKLGNIFRDIAGRINQYLAKNSDEVYITISGIPLKLK; encoded by the coding sequence ATGGCTAAAATTATTATGGTTACAGGTGGTGCAAGGAGTGGAAAAAGCACATTTGCGCAAAAAATAGCAAAGAAATTTGGAAATAATATTTTATATATAGCAACAGCAATACCATTTGATGATGGAATGAGGAACAGAATAAAAAAACATAAAAATGCTAGGCCAAAAGACTGGAAAACACTAGAACAGTTTAAAAATTTTGATAATTTATTAAATAATGAAGAATTTTTAATTTCAGACACAATTATTTTTGAGTGCATGACGTTAATGGTTTCAAATTTACTTTTGAAATACAATATTGATTTTGATAAAATTGATTATAATAAAATAGATGAAATTGAAAAAGAGATTTTTGTTGAAGTAGAAAAGTTGATTAAAATCATAAAAATAAAAGAAAAAAATATGATTATAGTTACAAATGAAGTTGGAATGGGGATAGTTCCTTCATATAAATTAGGAAATATATTCAGAGATATTGCAGGAAGAATAAATCAATATTTAGCTAAGAATTCTGATGAAGTATATATAACAATATCTGGAATACCTTTAAAATTAAAGTAG
- the cobS gene encoding adenosylcobinamide-GDP ribazoletransferase, with protein MKSIILIITFFTRIPIKYNFEFNEKDFAKGILFLPLLGLFIGFFMYVFSIFEPYLDKSIIILMIWIFYIWITGGLHIDGVADSFDGIFSNRSKERILEIMRDSRIGTFGVLGLFMVFAPALLLSYYLDYKFLILTPAIGRISAILAASFSEYARKEQGIGNVFIDNCGLKEALFSMILILIISIVIFNKYILIPIILSFLMVILITKYIKSKIGGMTGDTIGLIIESSQSIFLFLLYIFRGVLS; from the coding sequence ATGAAAAGTATTATTTTAATAATAACTTTTTTTACAAGAATACCTATAAAATATAATTTTGAATTTAATGAAAAAGATTTTGCAAAAGGTATATTATTTTTACCATTATTAGGTCTCTTTATTGGTTTTTTTATGTATGTATTTTCGATATTTGAACCATATTTAGATAAGTCAATAATAATTTTAATGATATGGATATTTTATATATGGATAACAGGTGGTTTGCATATTGATGGTGTTGCAGATTCATTTGATGGGATTTTTAGTAACCGAAGTAAAGAACGAATTCTTGAAATTATGAGAGATAGTAGAATAGGAACATTTGGTGTGTTAGGGCTTTTTATGGTATTTGCCCCAGCTCTTTTGTTGAGTTATTATCTTGATTATAAATTTTTGATATTAACGCCTGCAATTGGTAGGATCTCTGCTATATTAGCAGCTTCTTTTAGTGAATATGCGAGAAAAGAACAGGGGATAGGTAATGTGTTTATAGATAATTGTGGATTAAAAGAAGCGTTATTTTCGATGATTTTAATTTTAATAATATCAATTGTAATATTTAATAAATATATATTAATACCGATAATTTTGAGTTTTTTGATGGTTATATTAATAACAAAATATATAAAAAGCAAAATTGGTGGAATGACTGGTGATACAATAGGACTAATAATAGAATCTTCACAAAGTATATTTTTATTTTTATTATATATATTTAGAGGTGTTTTATCTTGA
- a CDS encoding AIR synthase related protein yields MKIKKFRDLSIIELDKKKEIVIACDSSGAIGNKEKDIVKVPPEIVGYFGAHVALSEIIAYGAYPIAIVNTLSVEMNNTGKKILEGIKKAVKPLKLDMDKIITGSTEENFPVIQTGMGITVIGIKKRNINFLTVSGDIALVIGIPKVGEEVVGSKDILTISELLKLRNLNFIHEILPVGSKGLLYEANEIAKTENLNFILSKNIVLDVYKSAGPATCAIVTLKRNDYEKIKEIIDIPVNLIGEYI; encoded by the coding sequence ATGAAAATTAAAAAGTTTAGAGATTTGAGCATTATAGAACTGGATAAGAAAAAAGAAATAGTAATTGCCTGTGATTCTTCTGGAGCAATTGGAAATAAAGAAAAGGATATAGTTAAAGTTCCGCCTGAAATAGTTGGTTATTTTGGAGCTCATGTTGCGCTATCTGAAATTATTGCGTATGGAGCATATCCTATTGCAATAGTAAACACTCTTTCAGTTGAAATGAATAATACAGGAAAAAAAATTTTAGAAGGTATAAAAAAAGCTGTAAAACCGTTAAAACTTGATATGGATAAAATAATCACGGGCAGTACAGAAGAAAACTTTCCTGTAATTCAAACAGGAATGGGAATAACAGTAATTGGTATAAAAAAAAGAAACATAAATTTTTTAACAGTTTCGGGAGATATAGCTTTAGTAATTGGAATTCCAAAAGTTGGTGAAGAAGTTGTTGGGAGTAAAGATATTTTAACCATTTCTGAATTATTAAAGTTGAGGAATCTTAATTTCATACATGAAATTTTGCCAGTTGGCTCAAAAGGATTATTGTATGAAGCGAATGAAATAGCAAAAACAGAAAATTTGAATTTTATTTTATCTAAAAATATTGTTTTAGATGTATATAAAAGTGCAGGACCTGCAACATGTGCAATTGTTACTTTGAAAAGAAATGATTATGAAAAAATAAAAGAGATTATTGATATACCTGTTAATTTAATTGGTGAATACATATAA
- the cobC gene encoding alpha-ribazole phosphatase, which yields MNLILIRHGETEANVKKIYSGWSDFPLTKKGKIQIEIIKEKIRDKKIDKIYSSPLKRSYYTALEVAKIFNIKVEKREELKEINFGYFEGKNIETIQREYENEYIKWIRDYKNFIFPGGESFIEFYNRVVNFIEKKKNENKTYLIVSHCGVIRIIIVYLLRLDIDKMWNFSCDFGSLIEIEYKNNFGILKKIC from the coding sequence TTGAATTTAATATTGATAAGGCATGGTGAAACGGAAGCTAATGTAAAGAAAATATATAGTGGGTGGAGTGATTTTCCGTTAACAAAAAAAGGGAAGATACAAATAGAAATTATAAAAGAGAAAATAAGGGATAAGAAAATTGATAAAATATATTCCAGTCCTTTAAAAAGGTCATATTATACAGCTTTGGAAGTAGCAAAAATTTTTAATATTAAGGTTGAAAAAAGAGAAGAATTAAAAGAAATAAATTTTGGATATTTTGAAGGTAAAAACATAGAAACTATACAAAGAGAATACGAAAATGAGTATATTAAATGGATACGAGATTACAAGAATTTTATATTTCCAGGTGGAGAAAGTTTTATAGAATTTTATAATAGAGTTGTTAATTTTATTGAGAAAAAAAAGAATGAAAATAAAACATATTTAATAGTTTCACATTGTGGAGTAATTCGAATTATTATTGTTTATTTGCTTAGATTGGACATCGATAAAATGTGGAATTTTAGTTGTGATTTTGGCAGTCTAATAGAAATAGAATATAAAAACAATTTTGGAATTTTAAAAAAGATATGTTAA